In Halogranum gelatinilyticum, the DNA window ACGGCCTTCGGCTCGGGGTAGCGGTAGACGCCACCGCCGCCCGAGGCCATCCGCATGAACGGCTCGTCGTCGTAGCTCTCTCTGTACGCCCCCCACATATCGCCCTTCGAGACGGGGCCGGTGGGGAAGACGTGACAGGTCGCGGACGCACCGCGAATCATGTCCACCGCGTGGACGGTGAACGACACCGAGAGGCCGAGGAACTGCTCGATCTCGGCCTCGTGGCGGTGGCCGGTCGGCGCGTACGGACGGACGACGCCCGAACGCTCGGCGTGGCTCGATGCCTTGCCCGCGCTCGCGCCACCCTCCGAGGAGCCGACCTTCACGTCGACGACGACCTGCTCGTCGCCCTCGAGGATACCGGCGTCGAAGAGCGGCTTCAGGCCGAGCACCGTCGCCGTCGCGTTACAGCCGCCCGCCGCGATGAGGTCCGCACCGGGCAGGTTCTCGCGGTTGATCTCGGGAAGTGCGTACTCCGACTTTTCGAGGTATTCGGGACAGCTGTGGCCGTCGTACCACTCGTCGTACTGTTCTTCCGAATCGAGACGGAAGTCCGCCGAGAGGTCGACGACGGTGTCCGCGGCGTCCTGAAAGGCGTCGATGTGCTGCATCGAGACGCCGTGCGGCGTCGCGGCGAACAGCACGTCCACGCTTTCGAGGTCGGTGGGGTCGCTGAAGCGCGTGTCCAGATGGCGGAGGTTCGGGTGGACCGAGCCGAGCGTCTTCTTCTCGTACTCCCGAGAGGTCGCCTGTGCGATCTCGAACTCGGGGTGGCCGTCGAGCAGGCGGAGCAGTTCCCCGCCCGTGAAGCCGGAGCCGCCGACGACGGCGGCCGAGAGTGTGTCCGTCATGCGGAGACCTCCGTGGCCTCGCCGTTCGCTTCGGCGGCCTTCGCTTCCAGCCAGTCGACGACTGCGGCGGGCACGTCGGCGGTGTCGCCGACGGCGTCGTTCAGTGCCTTGAACTCCACGGTGTGGTTGACCTCGTGGACGGTGTAGTCGTCACCCGTCTCCATGAGGTCGATCCCGAGCAGACCGCCGCCAACGGCGTCGCTCGCCTTCTCGACGAGTTCGAGCGCGCGGTCGTCGAGGTCGAACGCTTCGACGGTCGCACCCTTCGCGGCGTTGGTCAGCCAGTGGTCCGACGAGCGGACCATCGCGGCGACGGGTTCGCCGTCGGTCGCCAGGACACGAATATCACGGCCCGGCTTCTCGACGAACTCCTGGATGTAGAAGACCTTGTGCTCGTAGTGGCCGAGCGTGGCCTTGTGCTCCAGGATGGCCTCGGCGGCACTCTCGGAGTCGATCTTGGCCATCAGCCGTCCCCACGAGCCGACGACCGGCTTCAGGACACACGGATAGCCGAAGTTCTCGATGGACTCCATCGCGCTCTCTTTGGTGAACGTGACGTCCGTCTTCGGCGTGGGGACGCCCGCCTTCGCGAGCGCGAGGCTGTTCTTGGCCTTGTCCGCACAGATGTCGGCCGTCTCGGGGCTGTTGACGACAGTCACGCCGTAGGCGTCGAGGAACTGCGTCGCGTAGAGCGACCGCGAGGTCGAGAGACAGCGGTCGACGACGATATCGAGGTCGTCGACCGGTGCGGTCGTCCCGTCGAGGCTGAATCGATGCTTGCGGACGTCGATCTTCGTGACCTCGTGGCCACGATCGCGAAGCTCCGAGAGGAGAAGCTTCTCGTCCTTGCGAATACGGGAGTAGAGGATACCGACGTTCACGCGGACCACTCCTGTTGGGTCAGTCGGCGCTGTGAGTTCGTGCCGTGCAATTTACTCCCCCCAGTCCTCTTCGAGCTCCGGGGCTCGGTCGAGGACTGGCGGGTTGACGTCGAGCACTTCCAGTTCCGCACCGCAGGTCCCACAGTCGATGATCTCTCCTGTCTCCAGGTCGTCTGCGAGGGTGACGTCGGCCCCGCATTCGACGCATTCTGCTTCGGTCATGGTGTACTCCTGCGTTCGGTGTTCGATACCATAAACCCATCGAAGTTATCAGAAAATTAACAGAAACTGCAGGCTACGCTACGGGGAGTTAGAAGGCCTGTGTCCGCCGTGTCTGAATTTACTGTCGGAATTCAGAGTGTATTAGATGTCCCCGAACGGGGACGGTGGCTGCGGTCGTGGCGGCCGCGGTCGTCGGCCACCCACGACAGCGCCGTCCGGTCGTCGGGGTCGGAGTCGTCGAAGTCGTCGAAGAAGGGTCGGCTCACTCATACGTGCTCACCTCGTCGGCCAGCGTCTCGGCGGCCGCGACGAGCGCGTCCTGCCGGTCGGCGAGTGCCTCCGTGTCGGTGGCGAGGTCCTGTTCCGCCGCGTCGAGGTCTGTGGCGACCGCCGACGGGGCAGGCCCGCCCTGTGAGTCACGGGACGCGACGCTCTGGGCCGGGTCGAGCGCGGCCTCGACGGCGTCGCGGGTCACGTATTCCCATAGTGAGGCACCTAATACCTCCTCTGCGACAGCGTCAAGTGTTGCGACGCTCGGATTCTCGCCCTCCGCTTCGGCGGCTGCCTCGGCGACGACCTCGTGGGCCGTCCGGAAGGGCAGCCCCGCCATCGCCAGCAGGTCGGCGACGCCGGTCG includes these proteins:
- the argC gene encoding N-acetyl-gamma-glutamyl-phosphate reductase, with the translated sequence MTDTLSAAVVGGSGFTGGELLRLLDGHPEFEIAQATSREYEKKTLGSVHPNLRHLDTRFSDPTDLESVDVLFAATPHGVSMQHIDAFQDAADTVVDLSADFRLDSEEQYDEWYDGHSCPEYLEKSEYALPEINRENLPGADLIAAGGCNATATVLGLKPLFDAGILEGDEQVVVDVKVGSSEGGASAGKASSHAERSGVVRPYAPTGHRHEAEIEQFLGLSVSFTVHAVDMIRGASATCHVFPTGPVSKGDMWGAYRESYDDEPFMRMASGGGGVYRYPEPKAVAGTNFGEVGFEVDPSNKRLVVFSAIDNMMKGSAGQAVHAANVALGLEETAGLEFTGFHPVGAP
- the lysW gene encoding lysine biosynthesis protein LysW, producing MTEAECVECGADVTLADDLETGEIIDCGTCGAELEVLDVNPPVLDRAPELEEDWGE
- the lysX gene encoding lysine biosynthesis protein LysX — encoded protein: MNVGILYSRIRKDEKLLLSELRDRGHEVTKIDVRKHRFSLDGTTAPVDDLDIVVDRCLSTSRSLYATQFLDAYGVTVVNSPETADICADKAKNSLALAKAGVPTPKTDVTFTKESAMESIENFGYPCVLKPVVGSWGRLMAKIDSESAAEAILEHKATLGHYEHKVFYIQEFVEKPGRDIRVLATDGEPVAAMVRSSDHWLTNAAKGATVEAFDLDDRALELVEKASDAVGGGLLGIDLMETGDDYTVHEVNHTVEFKALNDAVGDTADVPAAVVDWLEAKAAEANGEATEVSA